From Mucilaginibacter rubeus, a single genomic window includes:
- a CDS encoding SMP-30/gluconolaconase/LRE-like region family protein translates to MKKRVIYALLACFAAMGTNCKKQIVAGNGHSKPALTTGNQNLPASVNDYTVTWFGNNFADVTNHVGNAARSMWVSPDGIVYTASAWDEKSRNIGIYQNGATIGAMGGTKDSQGSAIGGDSTSIYTAQQAPNAGYIGRYGRTTKTRNLLFKASNGTGDAIRGILVNGSEIFVSDFAGNRIGVYSNAGVLLREWTVTEPGALAMDSQSNLWVAQMSTGQVKSYSTTGVAGAVIDMGANSRPSALYCDKAAGLLYIGDQGPDQNIKIYSNLSATPQLQSTFGVTGGYLESTTGIRGQTGDKRFTRVVGIGKDNTGKLYVLNNPWGGSWDLGRNGATDIHCYSTSGTLLWVLQALNFEGNAGADSGTDGADFYSGNIFYTYSGTGGGRFKGNTIDPFRYPTDPRINLADPSRGLHFGHFANVGGKRILIACGQNPDTFYSFYFNRNTDGYIGIPGDSFTKVRNGFALDSLGGVWISQDKTNAIQYYELTGFAGSGKPIWASPVSTAVPTSIAPLNRLAYLPNGDRMILAGGSADWTLIGNRIEVYNGWKAGNRTPNTVITLTRGQAKSLTASGNYVFVGYYAVPNIDIFDLATGTLVLSMTTNNDVYVGNDVDSMYGINAYRKSNGQYLVSKDDYNANKVVLYQWTPGQ, encoded by the coding sequence ATGAAAAAGAGAGTAATTTATGCGCTTCTGGCATGTTTTGCCGCAATGGGTACTAATTGTAAAAAGCAAATTGTAGCTGGCAATGGTCATTCAAAACCAGCTTTAACCACGGGGAATCAAAACTTACCTGCCTCCGTAAACGATTACACCGTAACGTGGTTCGGGAACAATTTTGCTGATGTTACTAATCACGTAGGTAATGCTGCCCGGTCAATGTGGGTTTCGCCCGATGGTATAGTTTATACAGCATCAGCCTGGGATGAAAAGAGCAGAAATATTGGCATCTACCAAAATGGTGCTACCATCGGGGCTATGGGGGGCACTAAAGACTCGCAGGGAAGCGCCATTGGTGGTGATTCGACATCTATCTATACAGCCCAGCAAGCCCCCAATGCCGGCTACATTGGCCGCTATGGTCGAACTACAAAAACACGAAACCTGTTATTTAAAGCAAGTAACGGAACTGGTGACGCCATTCGTGGGATTTTGGTAAACGGCAGCGAGATTTTTGTAAGCGATTTTGCCGGAAACCGGATCGGTGTATATAGTAACGCCGGGGTTTTACTAAGGGAGTGGACGGTTACCGAACCAGGAGCGTTAGCAATGGATAGCCAATCCAACCTATGGGTTGCCCAGATGAGTACCGGCCAGGTAAAGAGCTACAGCACCACTGGTGTTGCCGGTGCGGTAATTGATATGGGAGCCAATAGCAGGCCTTCTGCACTGTATTGTGATAAAGCAGCCGGGTTACTTTATATCGGCGATCAGGGGCCGGATCAAAATATCAAAATTTATTCAAACCTGTCGGCTACCCCGCAATTGCAATCCACCTTCGGCGTTACCGGTGGGTACCTGGAATCCACAACGGGTATCAGAGGGCAAACAGGGGATAAGCGGTTTACCAGGGTAGTAGGGATAGGAAAGGATAATACAGGAAAGCTGTATGTGCTCAATAACCCCTGGGGTGGCTCATGGGATTTAGGCCGCAACGGTGCTACCGATATTCATTGTTACAGCACATCCGGAACCCTATTATGGGTATTACAAGCACTTAATTTTGAGGGTAATGCCGGGGCCGATTCCGGGACAGACGGCGCTGATTTTTACAGCGGGAACATTTTCTACACTTATAGTGGTACCGGAGGCGGAAGATTTAAAGGCAATACCATAGATCCGTTCCGGTACCCTACCGACCCTCGTATCAATCTTGCTGACCCATCAAGGGGCTTGCATTTCGGGCATTTTGCCAATGTTGGCGGAAAAAGGATCCTGATAGCATGCGGTCAAAATCCTGATACTTTCTATAGCTTTTATTTTAACAGGAATACCGATGGTTATATCGGCATCCCGGGCGATTCTTTTACCAAGGTAAGGAACGGTTTTGCCTTAGATTCGTTGGGTGGGGTCTGGATCTCGCAGGATAAAACCAACGCTATTCAGTATTACGAGCTTACTGGTTTTGCCGGCAGCGGAAAGCCGATCTGGGCTTCGCCGGTAAGTACCGCTGTGCCCACAAGTATAGCACCTCTTAACAGGCTGGCCTATCTGCCCAACGGCGACCGGATGATACTGGCCGGCGGGAGCGCCGACTGGACGCTGATAGGCAACAGGATAGAAGTCTATAATGGATGGAAAGCTGGCAACCGTACTCCAAATACAGTTATAACCCTTACCAGGGGCCAGGCCAAATCATTAACTGCTTCGGGTAATTATGTATTTGTAGGCTATTACGCAGTACCTAATATCGATATTTTTGATCTTGCAACCGGCACCCTGGTACTGAGCATGACTACCAATAATGATGTTTATGTTGGTAACGATGTTGATTCGATGTACGGTATTAACGCCTACAGAAAATCAAACGGGCAATACCTGGTAAGCAAAGATGATTACAATGCCAATAAGGTGGTACTTTATCAATGGACACCCGGCCAATAA